The Noviherbaspirillum cavernae region CTTGAAACTGCGCACCATGGAAAATCCGGTGCACATCCAGGCATACAAGGGCTTTGGCATCATCCCGACGCCGATGTCCTTCACCGAAGTGTTTTCCGCCATGCAGCAGGGCACGGTCGATGGCCAGGAAAATCCCTTGTCCGTCATCACCGCGAACAGGTTCGAGCAAGTGCAGAAGCATCTGACACTGACCGGCCACGTCTACTCGCCGGGCGTGTTCCTGATGAACAAGGCGGTATTCGAAAAGCTGTCGGCGGCGGATAAGCAGGCATTCCTCGACGCCGCGAAGGAAGCCGCAAAAGCGAACCGCGCACGCGTCGACGCCGACGAAAAGGTCGCTGTGAATGATCTGCGCAGCAAGGGCATGCAAGTTGTTGACAAGGTAGACAAGTCAAAATACCAGGCCGCACTGGCTCCCGTGTTTGCCGACTTTGAAAAGCAGTTTGGCAAAGCCAATCTCGACAAGATCAAAGACGTCAAGTAAATCACCGTTGACCGAATGCCCCGCTGATGCGGGGCATTCCCTTATTGAGAATCCCTATGAACAAGTTTGAAGAAGGATTCATTGCGCTCAACCGCTGGATCCTGATTGCCTTGCTGGCGGCCATGTCGGTCATCGTGTTTGCCAATGTCGTCATGCGCTACGTCACGGATGCATCGATCCCGTGGTCGGAAGAGGTATCGCGCCACATGATGATCTGGCTCACCTTCCTGGGAAGCGGACTGGTGCTGCGCAGCGGAGGCCATATTGCAATCGACAATCTGCAGGATGCCCTTGCGCCGCGATATGCGCGCGTCTTGCGCGGCATCGTGCTGCTGCTGATGGTGGCCTTCTTGTCGCTGCTTCTCTATTTCGGCTGCATCTACGTCAGCCGCACCATGGTTCAGACGACGGCTGCGACAGAGATCCCCTTCGGCTACATCTATCTGGCGATGCCGCTTGGATGCGCACTCATGCTGGTGCATCTGGCATTGATCGCGCGCCCCTGGCTGAAAAGCCGGGAATTCATCGCCGACGAAGACTTCGACGCCACGGCGAGCGCATCACTGTAGATCGGAACTGATTATGAGCATGAGTTTAATTCTGGTGATTTCCGTCTGCGTGCTGATGGCGATCGGCATGCCTGTCGCATTTGCGCTCGGCCTTTCCGCATGCATAGCGGTGCTGGCCGTCGGCCAGTTCTCGATGATCGTTGTGCTGAAGGAGACCTTCACCGGCATCGATAGTTTCCCGCTGATGGCAGTGCCCTTCTTTATCCTGGCAGCGGAACTGATGAGCGGCGGGTCGCTGACGCACGTTCTGCTGCGTTTTGCCGGACAGTTTGTCGGACACAAGCGGGGCGGCCTGGGCTACACGAACATCGTTTCGCTGACATTCTTTTCCGGAATTTCCGGCTCGGCGCTTGCCGATGCCGCAGGACCGGGTTCGATGATGATCAAGATGATGGACAAGGCAGGTTATGGCCGCGCATATGCCGGTGCACTGACCGCATCGACCGCGATTGTCGGGCCGATCATCCCGCCTTCGATCATCATGATCATCTATGGACTGCAGGATGAACGGGTCTCGATCGGGGCATTGTTTGTGGCCGGATTCGTCCCAGGCATATTGATCGCCATCGCGATGTCGGTCGTGAACTGGTATGTCTCCAACAAGCGGAATTATCGCGGCGACGGCTGCTTTCCGCCCATCAGGGAAGTCTTGCACAACACATGGACCGCCATTCCGGCCTTGCTGCTGCCAATCATCATCCTGGGCGGCATGCGGGCCGGTTGGTTCACCCCGACTGAAGCCTCCGTCGTCGCGGTCTTCTATGCGCTGATTTGCGGCAAATGGATGTATCGCACGCTGGAGTGGGAAGCGCTCCCGCACATTCTCGTGCGATCCGCGCTGCTGACATCTGCGGTACTGATCATCATCGGCTTCTCGGCAGCGTTCGCATGGATCCTGACGGTGGAACGGGTTCCTTATGCGATGGCCGAATGGATCACGCAGTTGCAGTTGTCGCCCTGGCTTCTGCTCATTGCCATCAATATCCTGTTATTGATTTTCGGAATCTTTATCGAACCGCTGCCCGGCGTAATGGTTCTCGTGCCGATTCTTGCGCCGGTTACCGCCGCCGCCGGGGTCGATCCGATTCACTTCGCGATGATCGTCATTTTCAATCTCACATTGGGCATGATTACGCCGCCAGTGGGAGGTCTGTTGTTTGTGACGTCCAATGTGGCGAAGATCCCGCTGCCCGAACTCACCCGCGAACTGAAACCGTTCCTTGTGGCGCACGCGATCGTGCTGATGCTGCTGACCTTCATCCCGTCGCTCTCGACCGGGCTGCCTCATTTGTTGGGATTCAAGTAGCCTGACTGACTTCTTGTCGGAAACACCGGCCTGTTCAGCGTCATCATTGAACAGGCCGGCATCATGCATAGCGGCTGCGAACAGCCGGCCGCGTCGCAAAGACCTCGTCATTCCGGCCGTCGCCGGAATGACGAGACGGCACAGGCTTTGCGCGCATTGCTGCGATAAAACGTGTCTTGTCTGTAAAAAGATCAAGTGCCCGCCCGCAATCGCCCTGTATGCTTTTGTCGACCACCTCCAATCTCGACAAAGGCTCGGCGATGAAATTCATCAACAGGATATTCGCGGCCGGCTATATCGCCATCATCGTGCTGTTCTTCTGTTGCGCCCTTGCCCTGATCGTGTTCGCCATTCTCGAGCTATGGCACGGGATCGGCGCGGGAGCCGATGTTCCGTTACGGGCCCGCTTCAACTCCGTCGTCGAATGCGTCGGCTTGCTCACCATCGCCGTCGCGGCGCTTGAGCTGGGGCAAATGATTCTTGAGGAAGAAGTGCTTCGAACGGCGCAGATGAGCGCGCCAACGCGGGTGCGACGGTTTCTGTCACGATTCATGGTCGTGATCATCGTGTCGCTCTCCATCGAATGCCTGGTCGCGGTGTTTCAATTCATTCACGACGATCCAATGCATCTGCCGCAGGCCTCGTCCATCGGAGTCGCTGCCGCAGTATTGCTTGCGGCATGGGGCGTGTTCGTGAAGCTGAACAAAAGCGTCGAGGAAATCGAGCCCGAGGCGATGAAGGAAGCCAAGAGCGAGGACAAGAAAGTGTCGACATGATCTCGACGCGCACTATGCGCCCGGTGACGCGCATTCCGTGTTCCGCGGAGCGTAAGATGGCCGTATGGTCACGGCGACATTCCGTTTCTATGAGGAACTGAACGACTTCCTCGCGCCCGAGCGGCGCAAGCACGAATTCGACTGCCGCTGCGCGCGCGCCGCGACCACCAAGCACATGATCGAGGCGCTCGGCGTACCGCATACTGAAGTCGAATTCATCCTGGTCAATGGCGAGTCGGCCGGCTTCGACCGCCTGCTGCAACAAGGCGACCGTGTCGCCGTCTATCCGATGTGCGAGACGCTGGATATCACGCCCCTGTTACGCGTGCGCGAATATCCGTTGCGCGTGACGCGATTCATTGCCGATGTGCATCTGGGAGGGCTGGCGCGGCTCTTGCGCATGGCCGGATTCGATACGCTTTATGAAACATATTTCCGCGACGAGGAAATTTCCGCCATCTCGGCACGCGACAATCGCATTGTCCTCACGCGCGACCGCGAATTGCTCATGCGACGGGAAATCACGCATGGCTGTTATGTGCGCGAATTGAAATCATCGCGGCAGCTGCGCGAAATTTTCGAGCGCCTCGATCTGGTCGGCAGCATGCGGCCCTTCACCTTGTGTCTGCATTGCAATACGCCCTTGCAATCCATAGGCAAGGAAAGGGCGAAGCATGTTGTTCCATCTGGCGTACTTTCCCGTTACGAGAAATTCAGCACCTGCGAGGTATGTCATGGAATCTTCTGGGAAGGGACACACTGGGAACGCATGCAAGCATTGCTCGCGGGGCTCGTGCCGCCGGCTTGAAGTGAAATCATTCCGCATGCAAGAGCGGCCGATATGTCATCGACCGTGAATGCGGCAATGATGGCCGCAGGGCAGCCAGGCTGGAGCGATGAGTGGTATGCGATTCAAAAAGCCATGCCAGTCGGCGCAGGACGTTCAAGCGTTTTGAACGCGGCACGCCGCTCAAGGGAGGCACTTGCCCGACAACGATGCCATCCGCAGTCAGGCAAGTGTTGGCATGCTACCCCTCCGTGGTCTTGACCGCCGTTGCATGAAGCGAGGATGCAGCCTGTTTCGTCTCTTTCGGCTTCCTGAGCTTCTTGAACAACGCGCCCAACTCCCCCACGATGCCCCTGCGGAAGGCCAGCACGCAGACGATGAAGATGGCGCCGGTGACGATGGTGACGGATTCGCCGATGGTGCGGAACCACTCGACATTGGTCGTCACCGCCAGCCAGTTGCCGAGGTCGCCCAGCTTGTTCTCCAGCGCGATGATCACGATCGCGCCGACGATCGGCCCGGTCAGGGTGCCGAGGCCGCCCACCAGCGTCATCAAGACCACCAGCCCCGACATGCTCCAGTGCACGTCGGTCAGCGTCTCGAAGCCCAGCACCACCGTCTTGGTGGCCCCCGCCAGCCCCGCCAGCGCCGCCGACAGCACGAACGCCAGCAGCTTGAAGCGGTCGACGTCGTACCCCAGGGAAACGGCGCGCGGCTCGTTCTCCTTGACCGCCTTCAGCACCTGGCCGAACGGCGAATGCACGGTGCGCACGATCAGCGCGAAGCCGGCCGCCGCGATCGCCAGCACCACGTAGTACAGCGTCAGGTCGTGCCCCAGATCGATGATCCCCAGCAATTTGCCGCGTGGCACGCCCTGCAGGCCGTCCTCGCCGCCGGTGGCCGGCAGCTGCAGGCACACGAAGTACAGCATCTGCGCCAAGGCCAGCGTGATCATGGTGAAGTAGATCCCCTGGCGGCGGATCGCCAGCGCCCCCATCACGAGGCCGATGGCGGCGGCCGCCGCCGTGCCGGCCAGCAGGCCCAGCTCGAACGGCACACCCCACACCTTCAGCGCATGGCCGGCGACGTAGCCGGCGCCGCCGAAGAAGGCGGCATGGCCGAACGACAGCAGGCCGGTGAAGCCGATCAGCAGGTTGAAGGCGCACGCGAACAGCGCAAAGCACAGCACCTTCATCAGGAACACCGGGTACAGGAAGAATGGCGCCGCCACGGCGGCCGCCACTGCGATTGCATATCCGACTCTCTTGTCCATCACCAACTCCCCTTGTTTCTCTCTTTGCTCATTTCTCTTTGCCGAACAGCCCGGCCGGCCGGATCATCAGCACGATCGCCATGATGATGAACACCACCGTGGCCGACAGTTCCGGGTAGAACACCCGCGTCAGGCCCTCGATCACGCCCAGCCCGAGCCCGGTCACGATCGAGCCGAGGATCGAGCCCATGCCGCCGATCACCACCACCGCGAACACCACGATGATCAGGTTGCTGCCCATCAAGGGCGAGACCTGGATCACCGGTGCCGCCAGCACCCCGGCGAAGGCCGCCAGCGCCACCCCGAAGCCGTAGGTCAGGGTCACCATCAGCGGCACGTTGATGCCGAACGCCTCCACCAGCCGCGGGTTCTCGGTGCCGGCGCGCAGGTAGGCGCCCAGTTTCGTCTTCTCGATCACGAACCAGGTGGCGAGGCACACCGCCAGCGAGGCGACCACCACCCAGGCGCGGTACTTCGGCAGGATCATGAAGCCGAGGTTGAAGGCGCCCGAGAGCGCCTCCGGCACCGAATACGGCTGGCCGGAGACGCCGTAGAAGGAGCGGAACAGGCCTTCCACCATGAGCGTGATGCCGAACGTCAGCAGCAGGCCGTACAGGTGGTCCAGCTTGTACAGCCAGCGCAGCATGGTCTTCTCGATCACGATGCCGAAGGCCGCCACCACCAGCGGCGCCAGCAGCAGCATCGGCCAGTAGCCGATGCCGAGGTAGTTCAGCCCCATCCAGGCGAGGAACGCGCCCATCATGTACAGCGCGCCATGCGCGAAATTGATCACGTTGAGCAGGCCGAAGATCACCGCCAGCCCCAGCGACAGCATGGCGTAGAACGAGCCGTTGACCAGTCCCAGCAAGAGCTGGCTCAACATCGCTTGCAGCGGAATTCCAAAGATTTCTGTCATATCGTCCTCACTACACGCCCAGCAATTCATTCAATACCGGCATCTTGTCATTCAGTTCGGATGCAGCGAAGGATTCCACGATCTGGCCGTGCTCCATCACGTAGAAGCGGTCGGCCAGCGGCGCGGCGAAGCGGAAGTTCTGCTCCACCATCACGATCGTGTAGCCCCGCGCCTTCAGGGTCGTGATCATGCGCGCCAGCGCCTGCACGATCACCGGCGCCAGTCCTTCCGAGATCTCGTCCAGCAGCAAGAGGCGCGCGCCGGTGCGCAGGATGCGCGCCACCGCCAGCATCTGCTGCTCGCCGCCCGACAGCCGCGTGCCCTGACTCATGCGGCGCTCGGCCAGATTCGGGAACATGGCGTAGATTTCCTCGACCGACATGCCGCGCTCGGTTTTCGACACCGATGGCGGCAGCAGCAGGTTTTCCTCCGCCGACAGCGAGGCGAAGATGCCGCGTTCCTCCGGGCAGTAGCCGATGCCGAGATGCGCGATCTGGTGTGTCGGCAGGTGGATCGATTCCACCCCGCCGACCTTGATCGAGCCGGTGCGCCGTCCGGTCAGGCCCATGATGGCGCGCAGCGTGGTGGTGCGACCCGCGCCGTTTCTGCCCAGCAGCGTGACGACCTCGCCCTGGTCCACGGAAAGATTGACGTCGTGCAGGATGTGCGATTCGCCGTACCACGCCTGCAGGTTGGTGATTTCGAGTGCCTTGCTCATCCGTGCGCTCCTTCCAGCGCGCCGCTGGTGGTGCCCATGTAGGCTTCCATCACCTGCGGATTGTTCGATACTTCCTCGTAGTTGCCTTCGGCCAGCAGCGCGCCGCGCTGCAGCACCGAGATGCGGTCGCAGATGCCCGACACCACGCTCATGTTGTGCTCCACCATGAGGATCGTGCGGCCTGCGGACACCTTCCGGATCAGTTCCGTCACGCGGTGCACGTCCTCGTGCCCCATGCCCTGGGTCGGCTCGTCCAGCAGCATCAGTTCCGGCTCCATCGCCAGCGTGGTGGCGATCTCGAGCGCGC contains the following coding sequences:
- a CDS encoding branched-chain amino acid ABC transporter permease produces the protein MTEIFGIPLQAMLSQLLLGLVNGSFYAMLSLGLAVIFGLLNVINFAHGALYMMGAFLAWMGLNYLGIGYWPMLLLAPLVVAAFGIVIEKTMLRWLYKLDHLYGLLLTFGITLMVEGLFRSFYGVSGQPYSVPEALSGAFNLGFMILPKYRAWVVVASLAVCLATWFVIEKTKLGAYLRAGTENPRLVEAFGINVPLMVTLTYGFGVALAAFAGVLAAPVIQVSPLMGSNLIIVVFAVVVIGGMGSILGSIVTGLGLGVIEGLTRVFYPELSATVVFIIMAIVLMIRPAGLFGKEK
- a CDS encoding TRAP transporter substrate-binding protein, with amino-acid sequence MFGFASQSASAQTVMRISVSTAQNSHQGVAIDTLAKEVEKRTNGRYKIQTFYGGALGAEREATEAVQLGTQELTWTSTGPIPNFVPDVKIFDVPFLFRDYGHARAVLDGPIGQDMLKKFEPKGFKALAWGENGFRHMTNNKRAVNAPEDLRGLKLRTMENPVHIQAYKGFGIIPTPMSFTEVFSAMQQGTVDGQENPLSVITANRFEQVQKHLTLTGHVYSPGVFLMNKAVFEKLSAADKQAFLDAAKEAAKANRARVDADEKVAVNDLRSKGMQVVDKVDKSKYQAALAPVFADFEKQFGKANLDKIKDVK
- a CDS encoding TRAP transporter large permease, yielding MSLILVISVCVLMAIGMPVAFALGLSACIAVLAVGQFSMIVVLKETFTGIDSFPLMAVPFFILAAELMSGGSLTHVLLRFAGQFVGHKRGGLGYTNIVSLTFFSGISGSALADAAGPGSMMIKMMDKAGYGRAYAGALTASTAIVGPIIPPSIIMIIYGLQDERVSIGALFVAGFVPGILIAIAMSVVNWYVSNKRNYRGDGCFPPIREVLHNTWTAIPALLLPIIILGGMRAGWFTPTEASVVAVFYALICGKWMYRTLEWEALPHILVRSALLTSAVLIIIGFSAAFAWILTVERVPYAMAEWITQLQLSPWLLLIAINILLLIFGIFIEPLPGVMVLVPILAPVTAAAGVDPIHFAMIVIFNLTLGMITPPVGGLLFVTSNVAKIPLPELTRELKPFLVAHAIVLMLLTFIPSLSTGLPHLLGFK
- a CDS encoding ABC transporter ATP-binding protein, with amino-acid sequence MSKALEITNLQAWYGESHILHDVNLSVDQGEVVTLLGRNGAGRTTTLRAIMGLTGRRTGSIKVGGVESIHLPTHQIAHLGIGYCPEERGIFASLSAEENLLLPPSVSKTERGMSVEEIYAMFPNLAERRMSQGTRLSGGEQQMLAVARILRTGARLLLLDEISEGLAPVIVQALARMITTLKARGYTIVMVEQNFRFAAPLADRFYVMEHGQIVESFAASELNDKMPVLNELLGV
- a CDS encoding branched-chain amino acid ABC transporter permease, with amino-acid sequence MDKRVGYAIAVAAAVAAPFFLYPVFLMKVLCFALFACAFNLLIGFTGLLSFGHAAFFGGAGYVAGHALKVWGVPFELGLLAGTAAAAAIGLVMGALAIRRQGIYFTMITLALAQMLYFVCLQLPATGGEDGLQGVPRGKLLGIIDLGHDLTLYYVVLAIAAAGFALIVRTVHSPFGQVLKAVKENEPRAVSLGYDVDRFKLLAFVLSAALAGLAGATKTVVLGFETLTDVHWSMSGLVVLMTLVGGLGTLTGPIVGAIVIIALENKLGDLGNWLAVTTNVEWFRTIGESVTIVTGAIFIVCVLAFRRGIVGELGALFKKLRKPKETKQAASSLHATAVKTTEG
- a CDS encoding Mut7-C RNAse domain-containing protein, with the translated sequence MVTATFRFYEELNDFLAPERRKHEFDCRCARAATTKHMIEALGVPHTEVEFILVNGESAGFDRLLQQGDRVAVYPMCETLDITPLLRVREYPLRVTRFIADVHLGGLARLLRMAGFDTLYETYFRDEEISAISARDNRIVLTRDRELLMRREITHGCYVRELKSSRQLREIFERLDLVGSMRPFTLCLHCNTPLQSIGKERAKHVVPSGVLSRYEKFSTCEVCHGIFWEGTHWERMQALLAGLVPPA
- a CDS encoding TRAP transporter small permease, whose product is MNKFEEGFIALNRWILIALLAAMSVIVFANVVMRYVTDASIPWSEEVSRHMMIWLTFLGSGLVLRSGGHIAIDNLQDALAPRYARVLRGIVLLLMVAFLSLLLYFGCIYVSRTMVQTTAATEIPFGYIYLAMPLGCALMLVHLALIARPWLKSREFIADEDFDATASASL